A stretch of Apis cerana isolate GH-2021 linkage group LG1, AcerK_1.0, whole genome shotgun sequence DNA encodes these proteins:
- the LOC107992952 gene encoding regulator of chromosome condensation isoform X1 yields the protein MPPRKATKRPAHNSAKGPREPKQIRKKQELVVKPDLRQSATGGVLLVFGQGDVGQLGLGEEVVEKTRPAVVPGYQDIISVAAGGMHNVCLRQTGEVLTFGCNDEGALGRDTSKDGSETEPGSVELPNKAIQVTAGDSHSAALLEDGRVFAWGSFRDSHGTMGLTLKGNERFPIEILPNVNVVKIASGADHLVLLDKNGHVYTCGCGEQGQLGRVAARTASRNTRHGMGPLLTPGLVEFKVTKKLEFDDIWAGTYCTFAKEYQKGDIYVFGLNNYYQIGLKDPVTHFHPQVSKTFSGKVWRHISSGQHHTIALDDSGQVFVMGRKEYGRLGLGSNCLDAKELTLVPNLSSFKCIDVAAGSAQSFAVTELGDLYSWGMGSSGQLGTGEEEDVEEPTLVKGKQLEGKTVVRVAGGGQHTLTLATIHPMKEKTAG from the exons a TGCCGCCAAGGAAAGCAACAAAACGGCCAGCTCACAATTCTGCAAAAGGCCCACGAGAGCCAAAACAGATAAGGAAAAAACaag AATTAGTTGTGAAACCTGATTTACGACAATCTGCGACTGGCGGCGTATTATTAGTATTTGGACAAGGCGATGTTGGACAACTAGGTTTAGGAGAAGAAGTTGTTGAAAAAACACGACCAGCAGTTGTACCTGGATATCAAGATATAATATCTGTAGCAGCTGGTGGTATGCACAATGTGTGCCTAAGACAAACCGGAGAAGTATTAACATTTGGATGCAATGACGAAGGAGCATTGGGACGAGATACATCTAAGGATGGTTCTGAGACTGAACCAGGTTCCGTTGAATTACCAAATAAAGCTATTCAAGTGACAGCTGGAGATTCTCATAGTGCTGCTTTATTAGAAGATGGACGAGTTTTTGCGTGGGGCTCTTTTagg gATTCTCATGGTACTATGGGTCTAACATTAAAAGGAAATGAACGATTTCCAATAGAAATACTGCCTAATGTAAACGTAGTTAAAATAGCATCTGGTGCTGATCATTTAGTGTTACTTGATAAAAATGGACATGTATATACATGCGGTTGTGGAGAACAAGGTCAATTGGGACGAGTAGCTGCCAGAACAGCTAGTAGAAATACCCGTCATGGTATGGGTCCTTTATTAACTCCTGGTTTAGTTGAATTTAAAGttactaaaaaattagaatttgatGATATTTGGGCTGGAACATATTGTACATTTGCTAAAGAATATCAAAAGggagatatatatgtatttggattaaataattattatcaaattg gCTTAAAAGATCCCGTAACTCATTTTCATCCACAAGTTTCAAAAACATTTAGTGGAAAAGTTTGGAGGCATATTAGCAGTGGGCAACATCATACTATTGCCTTAGATGATTCTGGTCAAGTATTTGTTATGGGCCGTAAAGAATATGGACGTCTTGGACTTGGTTCTAATTGTTTGGATGCAAAAGAATTAACACTAGTTCCTAATTTAAGTTCCTTTAAATGTATTGATGTTGCAGCAGGCAGTGCCCAATCTTTTGCTGTCACTGAATTAG GAGATTTATATTCATGGGGTATGGGTTCAAGTGGCCAGCTAGGTAcgggagaagaagaggatgTTGAAGAACCTACACTAGTCAAAGGAAAACAATTGGAAGGAAAAACAGTAGTACGAGTCGCGGGTGGAGGTCAACATACATTAACATTAGCAACAATTCAtccaatgaaagaaaaaacagctggttaa
- the LOC107992952 gene encoding regulator of chromosome condensation isoform X2: MHFTELVVKPDLRQSATGGVLLVFGQGDVGQLGLGEEVVEKTRPAVVPGYQDIISVAAGGMHNVCLRQTGEVLTFGCNDEGALGRDTSKDGSETEPGSVELPNKAIQVTAGDSHSAALLEDGRVFAWGSFRDSHGTMGLTLKGNERFPIEILPNVNVVKIASGADHLVLLDKNGHVYTCGCGEQGQLGRVAARTASRNTRHGMGPLLTPGLVEFKVTKKLEFDDIWAGTYCTFAKEYQKGDIYVFGLNNYYQIGLKDPVTHFHPQVSKTFSGKVWRHISSGQHHTIALDDSGQVFVMGRKEYGRLGLGSNCLDAKELTLVPNLSSFKCIDVAAGSAQSFAVTELGDLYSWGMGSSGQLGTGEEEDVEEPTLVKGKQLEGKTVVRVAGGGQHTLTLATIHPMKEKTAG, from the exons ATGCATTTCACAGAATTAGTTGTGAAACCTGATTTACGACAATCTGCGACTGGCGGCGTATTATTAGTATTTGGACAAGGCGATGTTGGACAACTAGGTTTAGGAGAAGAAGTTGTTGAAAAAACACGACCAGCAGTTGTACCTGGATATCAAGATATAATATCTGTAGCAGCTGGTGGTATGCACAATGTGTGCCTAAGACAAACCGGAGAAGTATTAACATTTGGATGCAATGACGAAGGAGCATTGGGACGAGATACATCTAAGGATGGTTCTGAGACTGAACCAGGTTCCGTTGAATTACCAAATAAAGCTATTCAAGTGACAGCTGGAGATTCTCATAGTGCTGCTTTATTAGAAGATGGACGAGTTTTTGCGTGGGGCTCTTTTagg gATTCTCATGGTACTATGGGTCTAACATTAAAAGGAAATGAACGATTTCCAATAGAAATACTGCCTAATGTAAACGTAGTTAAAATAGCATCTGGTGCTGATCATTTAGTGTTACTTGATAAAAATGGACATGTATATACATGCGGTTGTGGAGAACAAGGTCAATTGGGACGAGTAGCTGCCAGAACAGCTAGTAGAAATACCCGTCATGGTATGGGTCCTTTATTAACTCCTGGTTTAGTTGAATTTAAAGttactaaaaaattagaatttgatGATATTTGGGCTGGAACATATTGTACATTTGCTAAAGAATATCAAAAGggagatatatatgtatttggattaaataattattatcaaattg gCTTAAAAGATCCCGTAACTCATTTTCATCCACAAGTTTCAAAAACATTTAGTGGAAAAGTTTGGAGGCATATTAGCAGTGGGCAACATCATACTATTGCCTTAGATGATTCTGGTCAAGTATTTGTTATGGGCCGTAAAGAATATGGACGTCTTGGACTTGGTTCTAATTGTTTGGATGCAAAAGAATTAACACTAGTTCCTAATTTAAGTTCCTTTAAATGTATTGATGTTGCAGCAGGCAGTGCCCAATCTTTTGCTGTCACTGAATTAG GAGATTTATATTCATGGGGTATGGGTTCAAGTGGCCAGCTAGGTAcgggagaagaagaggatgTTGAAGAACCTACACTAGTCAAAGGAAAACAATTGGAAGGAAAAACAGTAGTACGAGTCGCGGGTGGAGGTCAACATACATTAACATTAGCAACAATTCAtccaatgaaagaaaaaacagctggttaa